TATCTAGCTTGAGGATGACATTAGGTCCAGCCTTATTCTAAGCCTAATGTCAGTCACTATCTCCTGAGTTAGAAGGATGTTTTCTACTATATTCCTTCCCTTAACAAAACCTGCATGTTCCTCGATATCAGACTTGGGAGAAATTTCACTAGCCTTTCATGTACCACTCTTGATAtaaccttatttgagaaattactgaggcttattggtcttaaatcagaaaaagtggtaacttcttttttctttggtagtAGAACTATGTTTGTGTGTGTTACACACTTGGGTAGCTCGTGACCATTGAAAAAAGCCCTCACCATGTCGTACAGGTCATCCCCTATTAAGTCCCAACAAGAATAATAGAATTTTCCTGTCATCCCATCTGGGCCCCCAGCACTATCACCATTGAGTCCGAATACTGCCACTTTTACCTCCTCTTTTGTTGGCTGCTTAATCGATTCTGCATTCTGCTCAGTGTTAATCATATTAGGAACATGCTCTACGATATCCAATGATGAATGAGTTGTTGTTTCTGTGAACTGTTCCTCGTAGTATTTAATAGCCTCTTCCgcaatttcttgttcttcttcaatcCAGGTTCCTTCACTGTTTTGAATTCTGTTAAGCTGAAGTCTCTTCCTCCTACCTCTCACTTGTGCGTGGAAGAAATTAGTGTTCCTGTCCCCTTCCTTGAACCAAGTCATGCCTGTCTTTTGTTGCCAATATTTCTCCTCTAGTGCAAGACATTTGATCAATTCTGCCTGAACCTTTTGTAGCCTCTCCCTATTCATCTCTGTAGGATTTGCTTCAAATTCTGCTTCATGAACCATCACTACTTCCTCCATACTTGCTATCTTTTGAAAAATATCTCCAAATGTAGCCTTACTCCACAATGAAAGggccttctttaatttttttaacttaTGATTAAAGAGAATATACGGATTTGCACTAAAATCAACATACCAATTCTCTTTCACCACATCTTTAAAAGTCGCATGTTCCAcccaaaaattcaagaacataaaaGGTTTTTTATAGGAGGAGATTTTATATCACACTTCAAATACATTGGACTATGATCAGAACCAGTCTTTGACAAATGTTGCACCTCTATTCCTGGAAATGTTTGTTGGAACTCAACATTGGCCAAACATCTGTCTAGTCTTTTGAATATACAGTCTTCCTCTGCTCTCCCATTCCACCAAGTAAATATGCTGCCTTTAAATCCAAGGTCGAAGAGATTGCAAGTGTTGATGCAGTGtcgaaaatcatcaatttcattcaATGACACAGGTAATCCACCAAACTTCTCTTCTTCGTCCCATATTACATTGAAATCACCTCCTACAAGCCATGGTTCATCCATATCCCTTGCCATTGCATATAATGAATCCCATAATTCTATCCTCTCAATTGCATCACATTTTGCGTATATCAATGTTAGGATAAACTCCACATGTGATTCAGTATGAAACAATCTTAGTGTTAATTGTTGCACCATATTGTACATAACAGTTACCTCAAATACCTCATCTATGAAAGCCCATATTTTGTTGGAAACATTTGCAATTGCCTGTGCAAGTCCTATCTTGTTTCTGTAACTTTCCAGTTTTTTTGCTTGTTGCTTTGGCTCCATTAAACCTACAAATTCATAGTGATTTTGCCTATGCATTTTTGTCAACCTTTCAAAGGCTTGTTGTATGTTAACTGACCTTATATTCCAAATGAGAGCATTCATCACTGATTGTTGGATTTAGTTAACGTTCTCCTTGTGTGCATCCCAGCTTTTGGTGCtgcaaaattatctttttgttgcttcttcttaccttttgctgctgattttgcCTTTTTCACTTGCGTAGGTGATAAGTCACCTTGTCTTGCAGCATTCATAAGGTGTTGGGTAGTTGATTCTTGATCCATGTCGTATCCTGATTTAGCcatttcttctccttcttcattgTCTTCCTCCCCTCCTGATGTAGCTCCAAATGTATTCTTTTTAGGGACCAAGGCCTTCTCTTCTCCTCTTTTTAACAGCTGCAACTGGTTTTTCTCCAATGTAACAGTAATATTTActatttctattttttgttttggttgtttCTCCTTCTCTGTTGTGTTGTGTCCTTGTGGGTCTTCTTGTGATTTCTGCAGTTTATCATCTTCTGTTCCTCCAGGATCATTTACCTCTGGGCCTCTTCCTTCATAGTTTCTATTTTCTGTGACTTCTGCTATCTGAAAATTATTGTTATGCTCAACATTTTCTGATCGTCCCTTTATTAAAAAATTACCAGTTGTATTGTTGTCATTGGCATGAGGCTTTCCATTTACActttgctcatcttcttctttgtccTTCTCATTTGGTTCCTCATTAGCTTGTGCTCCTAGTGGTACTTCGTTCTCCtctgaattgtattccctttgtgCATCCCATAGCCTGCCTCCGCAGCCTTGCACTCTTTCTTTAAGAGTAGACGATTTTGACCATTCTGCTTGAGAATTTGGAGTTTTATTAAGTACTTTGTTCAC
The Nicotiana sylvestris chromosome 11, ASM39365v2, whole genome shotgun sequence DNA segment above includes these coding regions:
- the LOC138881394 gene encoding uncharacterized protein, translating into MNALIWNIRSVNIQQAFERLTKMHRQNHYEFVGLMEPKQQAKKLESYRNKIGLAQAIANVSNKIWAFIDEVFEVTVMYNMVQQLTLRLFHTESHVEFILTLIYAKCDAIERIELWDSLYAMARDMDEPWLVGGDFNVIWDEEEKFGGLPVSLNEIDDFRHCINTCNLFDLGFKGSIFTWWNGRAEEDCIFKRLDRCLANVEFQQTFPGIEVQHLSKTGSDHSPMYLKCDIKSPPIKNLLCS